Proteins found in one Salvia splendens isolate huo1 chromosome 10, SspV2, whole genome shotgun sequence genomic segment:
- the LOC121752353 gene encoding zinc finger CCCH domain-containing protein 19-like: MDEENLGVSAIDSAAECGSIVESGDSTVMIGGERREVASVEDETVAVGGGTVEVPAEDGGGEVAASEPLEEGANRVDGEEGAERVDCAEKVGVAADGVNTSVLDESVVNKEGDEMAIDPESETKNEEEIVHVLDAKLEADVTHSESLLDTGGVEIAEDTHLVLDAKLEVDVTHSESQLDAAGVEIAEDTHLEVKGEEEFRPVADTDAVCEQQLSELQTDVAGGELNMVMEGTESLNDHHEGELGKEEVDVAALGGVENESVADTDASCEQQLSELQTDGAGGELNVVMEETESLNDHHERELGKEEVDVAALGGVENESVERMTVDNCAETAARSDDVAEERGDFLVNDSECGAGEKLTEVEEEVKGDAEAVAEISAAEVETDGSVHLAKVSEQEQVHESNEGLEDVSDHERNEHAEDKAVVAAEVSQISETKMVDDENFSLKVSSDVHLNESEYKEDTDLPARDIKQEEESRVESEMTRNAEVDHLAKDAEIDADMGTNSIDSKTPDDDGKMETEDTMSDVDETAQDMYDSPGGLQDEEDETIAAEEETGMQDTEMETETDMAESGKSPGGKRKRAKLTKSPSITRALGKGSSRKTVGEDVCFICFDGGELVLCDRRGCPKAYHPSCVNRDEAFFKSKGRWNCGWHLCSICEKNARYMCYTCTFSLCKSCTKDAIILCVRGNKGFCETCMRTVMLIENNEQAQIDFDDRSSWEYLFKDYYLELKAKLSLSSSEILEARNPWKGADVSGTSKTESAEVKADANEGGSDSDDSVENSETVRPKRRKIRKQSKSRSKVDTGVASRERAVSLSGNSEWASQELLEFVSHMKNGDISLLSQFDVQALLLEYIKINKLRDPRRKSQIVCDARLETLFGKPRVGHFEMLKLIESHFLIRDEQNDDLQGIVVDTENDQLDIEASPETLTKGGKDKKRKSRKKGDNRGPQSNLDDYAAIDMHNIGLIYLRRKLMEDLLEDTETFNEKVIGTFVRIRISGSNQKQDLYRIVQVVGTSKAAEPYKVGKKTTETMVEILNLDKTEIISIDTISNQEFTEDECKRLRQSIKCGLISPLTVGEILDKTTEIQVARVNDWLESETLRLSHLRDRASDLGRRKELRECVEKLQLLKTPEERQRRLDEIPEIHADPKMDPSHESEDNDSDNEDARRDAFMRSRGSGFSKRGRGPISPGGDNYVKESWSGGGKATPSRNLSGNNFSTNTGHIGEIVNENLWNLDRDKSTQDSDNFNRPNSTTTKSESAERAQRTVSRPESASGVASLPSQGSYSAVAAEPAVKINESEKMWQYQDPSGKVQGPFSMVQLRKWNNTGYFPANLKIWRVTEKQENSVLLVDALAGKFPRALPAETTFPATSALHSSHTLAGHPNKISATLLHQENERSKLIQSSGSHSNMSAEKWSGNDTTNLPSPTPKQSNAGWSGGKAAGHLTVAVQSPSANGGIPSSTAVLPNLANHPSNPATVLNSVVQNTNFSLAPKSQPGIMVSSAVPLHNQTTSMSEPHVAEVHGHARAAVPPVHTVISQNLPADTQVRGSGSQSGQAQGYGWAPPNVQSSSGSFPNSGPVSGIQPDVWRPPSQSSQPNLHSPTTPNVSWGVAPAENSNPMVVRPQNPNVGWGAMPANPNMGWGNPVPANANVNWGPAMQGPPPSGNTAAWVPPPANPVGGNMQGMVSGNPNPGWVPTQGWGGAPPIPGPMPGNAWGPPSGTVGAPPAVQGSGQGNANQGLAPWPGEQGPAGGQYSGQRGGQGRDSGFGGARPWNRQSSFGGGGGGGSGSGPRQHRGTPCPYNANGRCRKGAYCDYMHT; encoded by the exons ATGGATGAGGAAAATTTGGGAGTTTCGGCGATTGATAGCGCCGCGGAATGCGGCTCGATTGTGGAATCAGGTGATTCGACTGTGATGATCGGCGGCGAGAGAAGAGAGGTGGCGTCGGTGGAGGATGAAACGGTGGCGGTTGGCGGAGGTACGGTGGAGGTTCCGGCTGAGGATGGCGGCGGTGAAGTGGCAGCTTCAGAACCGCTGGAGGAAGGAGCTAATCGAGTGGATGGTGAGGAAGGAGCGGAGCGAGTGGATTGTGCAGAGAAGGTGGGGGTGGCTGCTGATGGAGTCAATACGTCTGTTCTTGATGAATCAGTAGTGAATAAGGAAGGTGATGAAATGGCAATCGACCCTGAGTCTGAAACAAAAAACGAAGAAGAGATTGTACATGTTCTTGATGCCAAATTGGAGGCGGATGTTACTCATTCTGAATCGCTATTGGACACCGGAGGGGTTGAAATTGCCGAGGACACACATCTTGTTCTCGATGCCAAGTTGGAGGTGGATGTTACTCATTCAGAATCGCAATTGGATGCCGCAGGTGTTGAAATTGCCGAGGACACACATCTTGAAGTGAAAGGTGAGGAAGAATTTAGGCCAGTGGCCGATACTGATGCAGTCTGTGAGCAGCAGTTGTCTGAATTGCAAACAGATGTGGCAGGGGGTGAATTGAACATGGTGATGGAGGGAACTGAGTCGTTGAATGATCACCATGAGGGGGAGTTGGGCAAGGAAGAAGTGGATGTTGCAGCATTGGGGggagtggagaatgagtcagtGGCCGATACTGATGCAAGCTGTGAGCAGCAGTTGTCTGAATTGCAAACAGATGGTGCAGGGGGAGAATTGAACGTGGTGATGGAGGAAACTGAGTCGTTGAATGATCATCATGAGAGGGAGTTGGGCAAGGAAGAAGTGGATGTTGCAGCATTGGGGggagtggagaatgagtcagtGGAGAGAATGACAGTGGACAATTGCGCAGAGACAGCTGCAAGGAGTGATGATGTTGCTGAGGAGAGGGGGGATTTTTTAGTAAATGATTCAGAATGCGGGGCAGGTGAAAAATTAACTGAGGTTGAAGAGGAGGTGAAAGGTGATGCTGAGGCTGTAGCAGAAATATCGGCCGCAGAAGTTGAAACAGATGGCAGCGTGCATCTAGCTAAAGTTTCTGAACAAGAGCAGGTACATGAATCAAATGAAGGTTTGGAAGATGTTAGTGACCACGAAAGAAACGAGCATGCTGAGGATAAAGCGGTGGTGGCTGCAGAGGTGAGTCAGATTTCTGAAACGAAGATGGTGGATGATGAGAACTTTAGCTTGAAGGTCTCAAGTGATGTGCATTTGAACGAGTCAGAATATAAGGAGGACACAGACCTCCCTGCAAGAGATATCAAACAAGAAGAAGAGTCCAGAGTAGAATCTGAGATGACAAGGAATGCTGAGGTGGATCATCTGGCTAAAGATGCTGAAATAGATGCTGACATGGGAACCAACTCCATCGACTCTAAAACCCCAGATGACGATGGAAAAATGGAGACAGAGGATACAATGAGTGATGTAGATGAGACTGCTCAAGACATGTATGATTCACCTGGTGGACTACAAGACGAAGAAGATGAAACAATTGCTGCTGAGGAGGAGACTGGGATGCAAGATACTGAAATGGAGACTGAAACTGATATGGCAGAATCAGGGAAATCGCCAGGAGGGAAGCGGAAGAGAGCAAAGTTGACAAAAAGTCCATCCATAACTAGGGCATTGGGTAAAGGATCATCACGGAAGACTGTGGGAGAGGATGTTTGTTTCATCTGTTTTGATGGTGGGGAACTTGTGCTATGTGACCGCAG AGGTTGCCCAAAGGCCTATCATCCTTCCTGTGTAAATCGAGATGAAGCATTTTTCAAATCTAAGGGTCGCTGGAACTGTG GCTGGCATTTGTGTAGCATTTGTGAGAAGAATGCGCGCTATATGTGCTATACATGTACCTTCTCTCTGTGCAAAAGTTGCACTAAAGATGCAATTATCTTATGTGTCCGAGGAAATAAAGGATTTTGTGAGACCTGCATGAGAACTGTTATGTTGATTGAAAACAATGAACAG GCTCAAATTGACTTTGATGACAGAAGTAGCTGGGAGTATCTCTTCAAGGATTATTACTTAGAGTTAAAAGCTAAGTTGTCATTGTCATCAAGTGAGATTTTAGAGGCTAGAAACCCTTGGAAGGGAGCAGATGTGTCTGGCACCAGCAAAACGGAGTCAGCTGAAGTGAAGGCTGATGCAAATGAAGGAGGTTCCGATTCAGATGACTCTGTTGAGAACTCTGAAACTGTCAGGCCTAAAAGAAGAAAGATaagaaaacaatcaaaatcCAGGTCAAAAGTTGATACTGGTGTTGCATCCCGAGAGAGAGCTGTTTCTTTATCTGGGAATTCTGAGTGGGCATCACAGGAGCTACTTGAATTTGTCTCGCATATGAAAAATGGTGACATATCATTATTGTCTCAGTTTGATGTACAAGCACTTTTGCTTGAgtatattaaaataaacaaGCTGCGTGATCCTCGTCGGAAAAGTCAAATTGTGTGTGATGCAAGACTTGAGACTTTATTCGGGAAACCTCGAGTTGGGCATTTTGAAATGCTAAAGCTTATTGAATCTCATTTTCTCATAAGAGATGAGCAAAATGATGATCTTCAAGGGATTGTCGTTGATACTGAGAATGACCAGTTAGATATTGAGGCCAGTCCTGAAACCCTAACTAAGGGTGGCAAAGATAAGAAACGTAAATCACGCAAGAAAGGGGATAATCGGGGGCCTCAGTCTAATCTTGATGATTATGCAGCTATTGACATGCATAACATTGGTTTGATCTACCTGCGAAGGAAGTTGATGGAGGACCTACTTGAAGATACTGAAACATTCAATGAGAAAGTTATCGGAACATTTGTACGCATAAGGATATCTGGTAGTAACCAAAAGCAGGATTTATATAGAATAGTTCAAGTTGTAG GAACTAGCAAAGCAGCAGAACCTTACAAAGTTGGCAAAAAAACTACTGAAACAATGGTAGAGATTCTAAATCTAGataaaactgaaataatatcaattGATACAATCTCAAATCAAGAGTTCACTGAG GATGAATGCAAACGTCTGCGCCAGAGTATCAAGTGTGGACTCATTAGTCCTCTGACTGTG GGTGAGATCCTTGACAAGACGACAGAAATACAGGTGGCCAGAGTCAACGAT TGGCTGGAATCAGAGACCTTACGGCTTAGTCATCTTCGTGATCGAGCAAGTGATTTAGGCCGTAGAAAAGA GCTTAGAGAATGTGTTGAGAAGTTGCAGCTTTTGAAGACCCCTGAAGAGCGTCAACGCAGACTAGATGAAATACCGGAAATTCACGCAGATCCGAAGATGGATCCTAGTCATGAATCGGAAGATAATGACAGTGATAATGAAGATGCTAGACGAG ATGCTTTTATGAGATCTCGAGGTTCTGGTTTTAGTAAGAGAGGGAGGGGCCCAATCTCTCCTGGAGGGGATAATTATGTAAAGGAATCTTGGAGTGGGGGAGGAAAAGCTACACCGAGCAGGAACCTGTCCGGCAACAACTTTTCAACCAATACTGGCCATATTGGTGAGATAGTAAATGAGAATTTGTGGAATTTAGATAGAGACAAGTCGACCCAAGACTCGGACAATTTTAATAGGCCAAATTCTACTACTACTAAGTCTGAATCTGCTGAACGCGCTCAGCGCACTGTATCCCGACCTGAATCTGCTTCTGGTGTTGCGTCACTGCCCTCGCAAGGGTCTTACTCTGCTGTGGCTGCAGAACCTGCTGTCAAGATAAACGAATCAGAGAAGATGTGGCAATATCAGGATCCTTCTGGAAAAGTGCAAGGTCCCTTTTCAATGGTCCAGTTGCGCAAATGGAATAACACAGGTTACTTTCCTGCTAATCTGAAGATATGGAGAGTGACAGAGAAGCAAGAAAACTCTGTACTCCTGGTTGATGCGCTGGCAGGGAAGTTTCCGAGGGCATTGCCAGCTGAGACCACATTCCCAGCAACAAGTGCGTTGCACAGTTCCCATACATTGGCCGGTCATCCAAATAAGATTTCTGCGACATTGTTGCACCAAGAAAATGAGAGATCAAAACTGATTCAAAGTTCTGGTTCTCACTCAAATATGTCTGCTGAGAAGTGGTCTGGGAATGATACGACGAACCTACCATCTCCGACTCCTAAACAAAGTAACGCTGGGTGGTCTGGAGGGAAAGCGGCAGGTCATCTCACTGTTGCAGTTCAATCACCTTCTGCTAATGGAGGAATTCCATCTTCTACTGCAGTTTTGCCTAATCTTGCAAATCATCCTTCTAATCCTGCAACAGTTTTGAATTCCGTCGTGCAAAATACCAATTTTAGTCTGGCACCCAAGTCTCAGCCTGGAATCATGGTGAGTTCAGCAGTCCCTTTGCATAATCAGACAACCTCAATGAGTGAACCACATGTAGCAGAGGTGCACGGCCATGCACGAGCCGCTGTCCCGCCTGTGCATACTGTTATTAGTCAGAATCTTCCAGCTGATACTCAGGTTAGGGGTAGTGGTTCACAGTCGGGTCAGGCACAGGGTTATGGTTGGGCCCCACCTAACGTTCAGAGTTCTTCTGGAAGCTTCCCGAACTCAGGCCCTGTGTCTGGGATTCAACCTGATGTGTGGAGACCACCTTCTCAGAGTAGCCAACCAAACCTGCATTCGCCTACCACACCAAATGTATCTTGGGGCGTGGCACCGGCTGAGAACAGTAATCCTATGGTGGTGAGACCTCAAAATCCTAATGTTGGCTGGGGTGCAATGCCGGCCAATCCAAACATGGGTTGGGGGAATCCTGTGCCAGCCAATGCAAACGTAAACTGGGGCCCGGCTATGCAAGGTCCACCGCCCTCTGGTAATACTGCAGCATGGGTTCCTCCACCTGCAAATCCAGTTGGAGGTAACATGCAAGGGATGGTTTCTGGCAACCCTAATCCTGGTTGGGTGCCAACTCAAGGTTGGGGTGGTGCTCCACCAATCCCAGGGCCAATGCCTGGGAACGCTTGGGGCCCGCCATCCGGAACTGTAGGGGCGCCTCCAGCTGTTCAAGGGTCCGGGCAAGGTAATGCAAACCAAGGTTTGGCTCCATGGCCTGGTGAGCAGGGCCCAGCTGGGGGTCAGTACTCAGGTCAACGAGGAGGCCAGGGTCGAGATTCAGGATTTGGTGGTGCCCGGCCTTGGAACAGGCAATCATCATttggtggtggcggcggtggtggaagTGGCAGTGGTCCTAGACAACACAGGGGAACACCGTGCCCGTACAATGCGAATGGGCGATGTCGCAAAGGGGCATACTGTGATTACATGCATACTTGA